In one Solanum lycopersicum chromosome 11, SLM_r2.1 genomic region, the following are encoded:
- the LOC138339301 gene encoding uncharacterized protein: MKSLSAIVRERKEKEAQDKAKPADTTQLGMVGICGAIAKQADNPGDFSTQYVDISINGQAVRAMVDSGAESNIMTKAAAEKLGLKIVPSNNRLKTVNAPPTPLCGIAQGVSITLGWWKGKTNFTVAPLYISDVILGKEFFQRCHTMIDPYLEQLMVMEGEGSCMVPLIRVPKKDGYAQLSAMQIVKGLKKGAPTFLATIASSSEDHGAMQPLPPIIESVLQENSDVMPEELPKTLPPRREVDHMIELEAGAKSPALAPYHMALPELEELRKQLKELLEAGHIRPSKAPYGAPVLFQKKKDGSMRLCIDYRVLNKITIRNKYPIPLIADLFDHLGEAKYFTKMDLRKGYF; this comes from the coding sequence ATGAAGAGTCTTAGTGCCATCGTCCGTGAGCGGAAGGAAAAGGAGGCACAAGACAAGGCGAAACCGGCAGACACCACTCAGTTGGGCATGGTTGGAATCTGTGGTGCCATAGCAAAGCAGGCTGACAACCCGGGGGATTTCAGCACACAATATGTGGATATCTCCATCAATGGGCAAGCAGTTCGAGCCATGGTAGATTCCGGGGCTGAGTCTAACATCATGACCAAGGCGGCGGCAGAGAAGTTGGGACTGAAAATTGTTCCAAGCAACAATCGCCTCAAAACGGTCAACGCCCCACCAACTCCCCTGTGTGGAATTGCTCAAGGGGTCAGCATCACTTTGGGATGGTGGAAAGGTAAGACAAACTTTACCGTAGCTCCTTTGTATATATCCGATGTCATTCTTGGGAAGGAATTCTTTCAACGTTGCCACACGATGATTGATCCCTACCTTGAACAACTCATGGTGATGGAGGGGGAAGGGTCTTGTATGGTGCCTCTTATTAGGGTGCCGAAGAAAGACGGATATGCCCAACTGTCGGCCATGCAAATTGTGAAGGGCCTTAAGAAAGGAGCGCCAACCTTTTTAGCCACCATCGCAAGTTCGAGTGAAGACCATGGTGCTATGCAGCCACTGCCACCTATCATAGAATCTGTTTTGCAGGAAAACAGCGATGTGATGCCGGAGGAGCTGCCGAAGACACTACCTCCGAGGCGCGAGGTAGATCATATGATTGAGTTGGAGGCGGGAGCCAAGTCACCTGCGCTTGCACCTTATCACATGGCTCTGCCCGAATTAGAAGAACTAAGGAAGCAATTGAAAGAGCTCCTCGAAGCAGGTCATATTCGTCCATCCAAGGCACCCTATGGAGCGCCGGTGCTGTTTCAGAAGAAGAAAGACGGGTCGATGCGTCTATGCATTGATTACAGGGTGCTCAACAAGATCACAATTCGGAACAAGTATCCAATCCCGCTGATCGCAGATTTGTTTGATCATCTTGGAGAAGCCAAATACTTCACCAAAATGGATCTCCGGAAAGGCTACTTTTAA